A portion of the Pangasianodon hypophthalmus isolate fPanHyp1 chromosome 20, fPanHyp1.pri, whole genome shotgun sequence genome contains these proteins:
- the prdm2b gene encoding PR domain zinc finger protein 2 isoform X1 yields MAVSGGTSETLVDVPAHVWRGLPDGLRLGTSAVNPNRIGVWASCLIPKGKKFGPFVGERKKRSQVTSNVYMWEVYFPTRGWMCVDATDPVKGNWLRYVNWACSSEEQNLFPLEINRAIYYKVLRPIAQDEELLVWYNGEDNPEIAAALEEERNSNFHKKNSPRAKRARKKLLEKARQAGLGRLSGHKPLSTTRPVVTAMRDSDKGINTEEERPSVSSDSAQETAASLISPTETRDISLSPVHTVLDQTEREKSNQGELQPHGSLEYSAESQSGNRSEQPDPESIFGHSVKESSESPLHEVASVSPLVSPELDAEGDPDFEDDAQGGNYHCQYCERQFSSKQSLEHHIDTHTIRNHQTLTFKCRYCAKPFGSQVGKRRHERRHENGSKGLKRPGSFAGTAFVLNPSGCNDSPVSASVTSPNSTIVSSQNSPPHLSSDALTKDAGVEPDQSLVLEENGESKELHPCKYCSKAFGTHTNMRRHQRRIHERHLMPKGVRRKGILLQDIPSQQLQQGQSSVLQEASPHNSPPLIYVPSVDTDDEGEREDSMVDVSKNISENLSLYIDGKILSTSAVSSCEVIEVDSGSPALFGLDAVILNPTQISQALQLETQPCHVKELSVIDQAVPKRRTSTPPLLPTVKTEPDTMSYTASSSSTSSQSPSLGGNIFPQPTETLALQKEKTIYLSPKLKQLLQTQDSQKPTLALITDSRKLTTPLSVSSLPVAQGRFKRRTASPPTHVQNSSSAIIESSIIETGDSFALMVPKVESHCMSYSWSISSKEQRDCMSPSGKDWPVLVSGGSSCNQQPLDLSGAVGKRGGSISKGTTESVLDLSIHRKSVTDHKTKASILLQSHVKRKKPNTSMLEKVLMNEYSGLSSAGEESSPCLGSPDTHLSSGSTTGVSPSSVCSNSEHPPCESVSPPSLTPVTMNPSSPSSSSQASSTPPPPVLPTVPSPPPLSQFSDSAFPKLSPKPVYHMVDEMSGSPKVKETCLDMKNLDDKDFNQTAKQLPLTTDALPRSPEHTKSHCNADSFSKSETLLKGSTSDPDLYLLKNTNNVISLHEKNIDSKAIQSSSFDVLSPQDHNIATDVCQKLQSAHSPVHLAPNVDSLSSSHTVVADSNIEPLADDALVTDKHMMEDAVESTTNDDYGGFSSRVPEKTPDGADTLEQDTFTKSFVCNVCKDPFHSIKQLSNHIIDHAVEWPFKCEFCVQLFQNSAALLEHRSSLHGVGRIYCCPICAKEFAFLCNLQQHQSDLHPGQSHAHTMVENGKLRPQNYTDPAQVNMERNSLHLTPDTTVDVAPQDSRELFNYSSVKAEGDGEEQEDPTEELYTTIKIMASEAGKPKCPDVRLGINQHYPSFKPPPFPYHNRTPAASVASATNFTTHNIPQTFSTAIRCTKCGNSFDNMPELHKHILACANASDKRRYTPKKNPIPLRQIVNQPQNGVVSPIAAAIGGQNAFRRMGQPKRLNFSQEVPTKMKMSALNKKKNQLVQKAISQKNKAATSVKKAFIQAEEQEVQACPYCSREFTYAASLAKHIACSCPQKPVSKKKKGALMPQDKNMKLRSRTTDSEIKQEGNLGLAVKPLVKTRTRSSELLEGEVTSGSNGKTGTPQIRVKRPASNKDHSAPKSKKGRKSKPQPSVLTSSLTLASQPGAKMQRGGKDMALKKEAETKPQVQHKKEKRFSKRMRERVGGPVTRSLQMASAAPPGEVKTEDPPVSEPVHGEHKVPRKESCLS; encoded by the exons ATGGCTGTATCTGGGGGAACATCTGAAACCCTGGTTGATGTTCCAGCCCATGTGTGGAGAGGCCTTCCAGATGGCCTGAGACTGGGAACATCAGCTGTTAATCCAAATCGTATAG GTGTCTGGGCATCTTGTCTAATTCCCAAAGGCAAAAAGTTTGGTCCTTTTGTAGGAGAAAGGAAGAAGAGGTCTCAAGTTACCAGCAATGTTTACATGTGGGAG GTATATTTTCCAACCAGGGGATGGATGTGTGTGGATGCCACAGAcccagtgaaaggaaactggTTGCGATATGTGAACTGGGCATGCTCATCTGAAGAGCAGAACCTGTTTCCTCTGGAAATCAACAGAGCAATTTATTACAAAGTGTTGAGG CCAATCGCGCAGGACGAAGAACTGCTTGTGTGGTACAATGGAGAAGACAACCCAGAGATAGCAGCTGCATTAGAGGAAGAAAGGAACAGCAACTTTCACAAGAAAAATTCACCAAGAGCAAAGCGAG CAAGAAAGAAGCTATTGGAAAaagccagacaggctggtttgggAAGATTATCTGGGCATAAGCCATTGAGCACAACAAGACCTGTAGTCACAGCGATGCGTGATTCAGATAAAG GAATAAatacagaggaagagagacccTCTGTGTCTTCAGATTCAGCTCAGGAGACCGCAGCTTCACTTATATCCCCCACAGAGACCAGGGACATTTCTCTGTCTCCTGTTCATACAGTGTTGGaccagacggagagagagaagtCAAATCAAGGAGAACTGCAGCCACATGGGAGCCTTGAGTACTCTGCTGAGTCACAGTCAGGAAACAGGAGTGAACAGCCTGACCCAGAATCAATTTTTGGCCACTCTGTCAAGGAGAGTTCTGAGAGTCCATTGCATGAAGTAGCATCAGTTTCACCTTTAGTTTCCCCAGAGCTGGATGCAGAGGGGGACCCTGACTTTGAGGATGATGCACAGGGTGGTAACTATCATTGTCAGTACTGTGAACGTCAGTTCTCCTCCAAACAAAGCCTGGAGCATCACATTGACACTCACACTATCAGAAACCACCAGACCCTCACCTTTAAATGCAGATACTGTGCCAAGCCATTTGGTTCTCAGGTGGGCAAGCGCCGGCACGAAAGACGACACGAAAACGGGAGTAAAGGCCTGAAAAGGCCTGGATCATTTGCTGGAACTGCATTTGTCCTCAATCCTTCTGGGTGTAATGACTCTCCTGTATCTGCTAGTGTGACATCTCCAAACTCCACCATTGTAAGTTCTCAAAACAGTCCGCCTCACCTAAGCTCAGATGCTTTGACCAAAGATGCTGGAGTTGAGCCAGACCAGTCTCTTGTTTTAGAAGAGAATGGGGAATCGAAAGAACTGCACCCCTGTAAATATTGCAGCAAGGCTTTTGGCACTCATACCAACATGCGCAGACATCAGCGCAGAATTCATGAACGTCATCTCATGCCAAAAGGAGTCCGGAGGAAAGGAATACTCCTACAGGATATTCCATCCCAGCAACTACAACAAGGTCAGAGCTCAGTACTCCAGGAGGCATCACCACATAATAGCCCTCCACTTATCTATGTGCCTAGTGTAGACACAGATGATGAGGGAGAGCGAGAGGACAGCATGGTTGATGTTTCCAAAAACATCTCGGAGAATCTCAGCCTTTATATAGATGGAAAGATCCTATCCACAAGCGCAGTCAGCAGCTGTGAAGTCATAGAGGTTGATTCAGGTAGTCCAGCATTATTTGGTCTTGATGCAGTTATCTTGAATCCTACCCAAATAAGTCAGGCTCTCCAACTTGAAACACAGCCTTGCCATGTGAAAGAGCTTTCGGTTATTGATCAAGCTGTTCCTAAAAGAAGAACTTCTACACCACCACTCCTTCCCACTGTGAAAACAGAACCTGATACCATGTCATATACTGCGTCATCATCATCTACTTCCTCACAATCACCTTCTTTGGGAGGTAATATCTTCCCACAGCCCACAGAGACACTGGCTTTACAAAAGGAGAAAACAATTTATCTTTCTCCCAAATTAAAACAGCTTCTGCAGACGCAGGACAGTCAGAAACCGACCCTTGCTCTAATAACAGATAGCCGTAAATTGACTACTCCACTTTCCGTATCCTCTTTGCCTGTTGCTCAGGGAAGATTTAAAAGAAGGACTGCTTCTCCTCCTACACATGTACAGAATAGCTCATCAGCGATCATTGAGAGCTCAATCATTGAAACCGGGGATTCTTTTGCCCTTATGGTACCAAAGGTTGAAAGCCATTGCATGAGCTATTCCTGGAGTATATCCAGCAAAGAGCAGAGGGACTGCATGAGTCCTTCTGGAAAGGACTGGCCAGTCTTAGTAAGTGGAGGCAGTTCTTGCAATCAGCAGCCTCTTGACCTTTCTGGTGCTGTTGGTAAACGAGGTGGCAGCATAAGCAAAGGAACTACTGAGTCTGTGCTGGATTTAAGCATACACCGTAAGAGTGTGACTGaccacaaaacaaaagcaagcaTATTGTTACAGTCACATGTCAAGCGAAAGAAGCCCAATACCAGCATGTTGGAGAAAGTATTAATGAATGAGTACTCTGGCTTAAGCTCAGCTGGAGAGGAGAGCTCTCCTTGTCTTGGAAGCCCAGACACTCACTTGTCCTCGGGCAGCACCACAGGTGTGTCTCCATCCAGTGTGTGTTCAAACTCGGAACACCCTCCTTGTGAATCTGTCTCTCCACCTTCCCTGACCCCTGTGACTATGAACCCTTCTTCCCCATCATCCTCTAGCCAGGCATCCTCTACACCCCCACCTCCAGTTCTGCCCACGGTCCCTTCACCTCCACCTCTTTCTCAGTTTTCAGATTCTGCTTTTCCCAAATTGTCTCCCAAACCGGTTTATCATATGGTAGATGAAATGTCAGGGTCCCCTAAGGTAAAAGAAACATGCCTTGATATGAAAAATCTGGATGATAAAGACTTCAACCAAACTGCTAAGCAGTTACCACTTACAACTGATGCACTGCCTCGAAGTCCTGAGCACACAAAAAGTCATTGTAATGCAGATTCCTTTTCCAAATCTGAAACACTACTTAAGGGCTCAACCTCAGATCCTGACTTATATTTgctaaaaaatacaaacaatgtTATTTCTTTGCATGAAAAGAATATTGACTCCAAAGCCATTCAGAGTAGTTCCTTTGATGTACTTTCCCCTCAAGACCACAATATTGCAACTGATGTGTGTCAAAAACTACAATCCGCTCACTCTCCAGTGCACTTAGCTCCAAATGTGGACTCACTTTCATCTTCTCACACTGTAGTGGCAGATTCTAATATAGAGCCATTAGCTGATGATGCACTAGTTACTGATAAGCATATGATGGAAGATGCAGTTGAAAGCACAACCAATGATGATTATGGAGGTTTCTCATCTAGAGTGCCAGAAAAGACACCAGATGGAGCAGACACCTTAGAACAGGACACATTTACAAAAAGTTTTGTGTGTAATGTCTGTAAGGATCCTTTTCACTCTATTAAACAACTTAGCAACCATATCATAGATCATGCTGTAGAATGGCCTTTTAAGTGTGAGTTTTGTGTGCAGTTATTTCAAAATTCTGCAGCTCTTTTGGAGCATCGTTCCTCTCTCCATGGAGTTGGGAGAATTTACTGTTGCCCAATCTGTGCCAAAGAGTTTGCTTTCCTCTGCAACCTCCAGCAACACCAGAGTGACCTgcatcctggtcagagtcatgcTCACACCATGGTCGAAAATGGCAAGCTCAGGCCTCAGAATTACACTGATCCTGCTCAGGTGAATATGGAGAGAAATTCTTTACATTTAACTCCTGACACAACTGTAGATGTTGCCCCTCAGGACTCACGTGAATTATTTAACTATAGTAGTGTTAAAGCGGAGGGTGATGGCGAAGAACAAGaggatcccacagaagagctgtACACTACAATAAAGATTATGGCCTCTGAAGCCGGAAAGCCCAAATGCCCAGATGTACGCCTTGGCATCAATCAACACTACCCCAGCTTTAAGCCTCCTCCATTTCCCTACCACAACCGAACACCTGCTGCCTCTGTAGCCTCTGCAACTAACTTCACCACCCACAACATACCCCAGACATTCAGCACAGCAATCAGGTGTACCAAATGTGGCAATAGCTTTGACAACATGCCTGAGCTCCACAAACATATTTTGGCTTGTGCTAACGCAAGCGATAAGAGACGGTACACACCAAAAAAGAACCCTATTCCTCTCAGGCAGATAGTGAATCAGCCTCAGAACGGCGTTGTCTCACCCATAGCAGCAGCCATCGGGGGACAGAATGCCTTCCGTAGGATGGGCCAACCCAAAAGGCTCAACTTCAGCCAGGAGGTACCTACGAAGATGAAGATGTCTGCCCTGAATAAGAAGAAAAACCAGCTTGTCCAGAAGGCTATATCTCAGAAGAACAAGGCTGCTACTTCTGTAAAGAAAGCTTTCATTCAGGCGGAAGAGCAAGAGGTGCAAGCGTGTCCATACTGCAGTCGAGAATTTACATATGCTGCCAGCCTTGCAAAGCACATTGCATGCAGTTGTCCTCAGAAACCAGTttctaagaaaaagaaaggagccCTAATGCCTCAGGATAAAAACATGAAACTCAGAAGTCGAACAACAGACTCCGAAATCAAACAAGAAGGCAACCTGGGCCTGGCTGTGAAGCCATTAGTAAAAACAAGGACCCGGAGCTCAGAGTTGTTAGAAGGTGAAGTTACATCGGGTAGCAATGGTAAAACAGGGACCCCTCAGATACGTGTCAAGAGACCAGCTTCGAACAAAGACCATTCAGCCCCCAAAAGCAAGAAAGGCAGAAAGAGCAAGCCTCAACCTTCAGTTCTGACCTCATCACTGACACTTGCATCACAGCCAGGTGCAAAAATGCAACGTGGTGGGAAAGATATGGCTCTCAAAAAAGAGGCTGAGACAAAACCACAAGtacaacataaaaaagaaaagcgtTTCTCAAAGAGAATGCGGGAAAGAGTAGGTGGCCCAGTGACACGCAGTCTGCAAATGGCTAGTGCTGCACCACCTGGAGAAGTGAAGACTGAAGATCCACCAGTTAGTGAACCTGTACATGGAGAACATAAGGTGCCAAGAAAA GAATCCTGTTTAAGTTAG
- the prdm2b gene encoding PR domain zinc finger protein 2 isoform X2 — MAVSGGTSETLVDVPAHVWRGLPDGLRLGTSAVNPNRIGVWASCLIPKGKKFGPFVGERKKRSQVTSNVYMWEVYFPTRGWMCVDATDPVKGNWLRYVNWACSSEEQNLFPLEINRAIYYKVLRPIAQDEELLVWYNGEDNPEIAAALEEERNSNFHKKNSPRAKRARKKLLEKARQAGLGRLSGHKPLSTTRPVVTAMRDSDKGINTEEERPSVSSDSAQETAASLISPTETRDISLSPVHTVLDQTEREKSNQGELQPHGSLEYSAESQSGNRSEQPDPESIFGHSVKESSESPLHEVASVSPLVSPELDAEGDPDFEDDAQGGNYHCQYCERQFSSKQSLEHHIDTHTIRNHQTLTFKCRYCAKPFGSQVGKRRHERRHENGSKGLKRPGSFAGTAFVLNPSGCNDSPVSASVTSPNSTIVSSQNSPPHLSSDALTKDAGVEPDQSLVLEENGESKELHPCKYCSKAFGTHTNMRRHQRRIHERHLMPKGVRRKGILLQDIPSQQLQQGQSSVLQEASPHNSPPLIYVPSVDTDDEGEREDSMVDVSKNISENLSLYIDGKILSTSAVSSCEVIEVDSGSPALFGLDAVILNPTQISQALQLETQPCHVKELSVIDQAVPKRRTSTPPLLPTVKTEPDTMSYTASSSSTSSQSPSLGGNIFPQPTETLALQKEKTIYLSPKLKQLLQTQDSQKPTLALITDSRKLTTPLSVSSLPVAQGRFKRRTASPPTHVQNSSSAIIESSIIETGDSFALMVPKVESHCMSYSWSISSKEQRDCMSPSGKDWPVLVSGGSSCNQQPLDLSGAVGKRGGSISKGTTESVLDLSIHRKSVTDHKTKASILLQSHVKRKKPNTSMLEKVLMNEYSGLSSAGEESSPCLGSPDTHLSSGSTTGVSPSSVCSNSEHPPCESVSPPSLTPVTMNPSSPSSSSQASSTPPPPVLPTVPSPPPLSQFSDSAFPKLSPKPVYHMVDEMSGSPKVKETCLDMKNLDDKDFNQTAKQLPLTTDALPRSPEHTKSHCNADSFSKSETLLKGSTSDPDLYLLKNTNNVISLHEKNIDSKAIQSSSFDVLSPQDHNIATDVCQKLQSAHSPVHLAPNVDSLSSSHTVVADSNIEPLADDALVTDKHMMEDAVESTTNDDYGGFSSRVPEKTPDGADTLEQDTFTKSFVCNVCKDPFHSIKQLSNHIIDHAVEWPFKCEFCVQLFQNSAALLEHRSSLHGVGRIYCCPICAKEFAFLCNLQQHQSDLHPGQSHAHTMVENGKLRPQNYTDPAQVNMERNSLHLTPDTTVDVAPQDSRELFNYSSVKAEGDGEEQEDPTEELYTTIKIMASEAGKPKCPDVRLGINQHYPSFKPPPFPYHNRTPAASVASATNFTTHNIPQTFSTAIRCTKCGNSFDNMPELHKHILACANASDKRRYTPKKNPIPLRQIVNQPQNGVVSPIAAAIGGQNAFRRMGQPKRLNFSQEVPTKMKMSALNKKKNQLVQKAISQKNKAATSVKKAFIQAEEQEVQACPYCSREFTYAASLAKHIACSCPQKPVSKKKKGALMPQDKNMKLRSRTTDSEIKQEGNLGLAVKPLVKTRTRSSELLEGEVTSGSNGKTGTPQIRVKRPASNKDHSAPKSKKGRKSKPQPSVLTSSLTLASQPGAKMQRGGKDMALKKEAETKPQVQHKKEKRFSKRMRERVGGPVTRSLQMASAAPPGEVKTEDPPVSEPVHGEHKESCLS; from the exons ATGGCTGTATCTGGGGGAACATCTGAAACCCTGGTTGATGTTCCAGCCCATGTGTGGAGAGGCCTTCCAGATGGCCTGAGACTGGGAACATCAGCTGTTAATCCAAATCGTATAG GTGTCTGGGCATCTTGTCTAATTCCCAAAGGCAAAAAGTTTGGTCCTTTTGTAGGAGAAAGGAAGAAGAGGTCTCAAGTTACCAGCAATGTTTACATGTGGGAG GTATATTTTCCAACCAGGGGATGGATGTGTGTGGATGCCACAGAcccagtgaaaggaaactggTTGCGATATGTGAACTGGGCATGCTCATCTGAAGAGCAGAACCTGTTTCCTCTGGAAATCAACAGAGCAATTTATTACAAAGTGTTGAGG CCAATCGCGCAGGACGAAGAACTGCTTGTGTGGTACAATGGAGAAGACAACCCAGAGATAGCAGCTGCATTAGAGGAAGAAAGGAACAGCAACTTTCACAAGAAAAATTCACCAAGAGCAAAGCGAG CAAGAAAGAAGCTATTGGAAAaagccagacaggctggtttgggAAGATTATCTGGGCATAAGCCATTGAGCACAACAAGACCTGTAGTCACAGCGATGCGTGATTCAGATAAAG GAATAAatacagaggaagagagacccTCTGTGTCTTCAGATTCAGCTCAGGAGACCGCAGCTTCACTTATATCCCCCACAGAGACCAGGGACATTTCTCTGTCTCCTGTTCATACAGTGTTGGaccagacggagagagagaagtCAAATCAAGGAGAACTGCAGCCACATGGGAGCCTTGAGTACTCTGCTGAGTCACAGTCAGGAAACAGGAGTGAACAGCCTGACCCAGAATCAATTTTTGGCCACTCTGTCAAGGAGAGTTCTGAGAGTCCATTGCATGAAGTAGCATCAGTTTCACCTTTAGTTTCCCCAGAGCTGGATGCAGAGGGGGACCCTGACTTTGAGGATGATGCACAGGGTGGTAACTATCATTGTCAGTACTGTGAACGTCAGTTCTCCTCCAAACAAAGCCTGGAGCATCACATTGACACTCACACTATCAGAAACCACCAGACCCTCACCTTTAAATGCAGATACTGTGCCAAGCCATTTGGTTCTCAGGTGGGCAAGCGCCGGCACGAAAGACGACACGAAAACGGGAGTAAAGGCCTGAAAAGGCCTGGATCATTTGCTGGAACTGCATTTGTCCTCAATCCTTCTGGGTGTAATGACTCTCCTGTATCTGCTAGTGTGACATCTCCAAACTCCACCATTGTAAGTTCTCAAAACAGTCCGCCTCACCTAAGCTCAGATGCTTTGACCAAAGATGCTGGAGTTGAGCCAGACCAGTCTCTTGTTTTAGAAGAGAATGGGGAATCGAAAGAACTGCACCCCTGTAAATATTGCAGCAAGGCTTTTGGCACTCATACCAACATGCGCAGACATCAGCGCAGAATTCATGAACGTCATCTCATGCCAAAAGGAGTCCGGAGGAAAGGAATACTCCTACAGGATATTCCATCCCAGCAACTACAACAAGGTCAGAGCTCAGTACTCCAGGAGGCATCACCACATAATAGCCCTCCACTTATCTATGTGCCTAGTGTAGACACAGATGATGAGGGAGAGCGAGAGGACAGCATGGTTGATGTTTCCAAAAACATCTCGGAGAATCTCAGCCTTTATATAGATGGAAAGATCCTATCCACAAGCGCAGTCAGCAGCTGTGAAGTCATAGAGGTTGATTCAGGTAGTCCAGCATTATTTGGTCTTGATGCAGTTATCTTGAATCCTACCCAAATAAGTCAGGCTCTCCAACTTGAAACACAGCCTTGCCATGTGAAAGAGCTTTCGGTTATTGATCAAGCTGTTCCTAAAAGAAGAACTTCTACACCACCACTCCTTCCCACTGTGAAAACAGAACCTGATACCATGTCATATACTGCGTCATCATCATCTACTTCCTCACAATCACCTTCTTTGGGAGGTAATATCTTCCCACAGCCCACAGAGACACTGGCTTTACAAAAGGAGAAAACAATTTATCTTTCTCCCAAATTAAAACAGCTTCTGCAGACGCAGGACAGTCAGAAACCGACCCTTGCTCTAATAACAGATAGCCGTAAATTGACTACTCCACTTTCCGTATCCTCTTTGCCTGTTGCTCAGGGAAGATTTAAAAGAAGGACTGCTTCTCCTCCTACACATGTACAGAATAGCTCATCAGCGATCATTGAGAGCTCAATCATTGAAACCGGGGATTCTTTTGCCCTTATGGTACCAAAGGTTGAAAGCCATTGCATGAGCTATTCCTGGAGTATATCCAGCAAAGAGCAGAGGGACTGCATGAGTCCTTCTGGAAAGGACTGGCCAGTCTTAGTAAGTGGAGGCAGTTCTTGCAATCAGCAGCCTCTTGACCTTTCTGGTGCTGTTGGTAAACGAGGTGGCAGCATAAGCAAAGGAACTACTGAGTCTGTGCTGGATTTAAGCATACACCGTAAGAGTGTGACTGaccacaaaacaaaagcaagcaTATTGTTACAGTCACATGTCAAGCGAAAGAAGCCCAATACCAGCATGTTGGAGAAAGTATTAATGAATGAGTACTCTGGCTTAAGCTCAGCTGGAGAGGAGAGCTCTCCTTGTCTTGGAAGCCCAGACACTCACTTGTCCTCGGGCAGCACCACAGGTGTGTCTCCATCCAGTGTGTGTTCAAACTCGGAACACCCTCCTTGTGAATCTGTCTCTCCACCTTCCCTGACCCCTGTGACTATGAACCCTTCTTCCCCATCATCCTCTAGCCAGGCATCCTCTACACCCCCACCTCCAGTTCTGCCCACGGTCCCTTCACCTCCACCTCTTTCTCAGTTTTCAGATTCTGCTTTTCCCAAATTGTCTCCCAAACCGGTTTATCATATGGTAGATGAAATGTCAGGGTCCCCTAAGGTAAAAGAAACATGCCTTGATATGAAAAATCTGGATGATAAAGACTTCAACCAAACTGCTAAGCAGTTACCACTTACAACTGATGCACTGCCTCGAAGTCCTGAGCACACAAAAAGTCATTGTAATGCAGATTCCTTTTCCAAATCTGAAACACTACTTAAGGGCTCAACCTCAGATCCTGACTTATATTTgctaaaaaatacaaacaatgtTATTTCTTTGCATGAAAAGAATATTGACTCCAAAGCCATTCAGAGTAGTTCCTTTGATGTACTTTCCCCTCAAGACCACAATATTGCAACTGATGTGTGTCAAAAACTACAATCCGCTCACTCTCCAGTGCACTTAGCTCCAAATGTGGACTCACTTTCATCTTCTCACACTGTAGTGGCAGATTCTAATATAGAGCCATTAGCTGATGATGCACTAGTTACTGATAAGCATATGATGGAAGATGCAGTTGAAAGCACAACCAATGATGATTATGGAGGTTTCTCATCTAGAGTGCCAGAAAAGACACCAGATGGAGCAGACACCTTAGAACAGGACACATTTACAAAAAGTTTTGTGTGTAATGTCTGTAAGGATCCTTTTCACTCTATTAAACAACTTAGCAACCATATCATAGATCATGCTGTAGAATGGCCTTTTAAGTGTGAGTTTTGTGTGCAGTTATTTCAAAATTCTGCAGCTCTTTTGGAGCATCGTTCCTCTCTCCATGGAGTTGGGAGAATTTACTGTTGCCCAATCTGTGCCAAAGAGTTTGCTTTCCTCTGCAACCTCCAGCAACACCAGAGTGACCTgcatcctggtcagagtcatgcTCACACCATGGTCGAAAATGGCAAGCTCAGGCCTCAGAATTACACTGATCCTGCTCAGGTGAATATGGAGAGAAATTCTTTACATTTAACTCCTGACACAACTGTAGATGTTGCCCCTCAGGACTCACGTGAATTATTTAACTATAGTAGTGTTAAAGCGGAGGGTGATGGCGAAGAACAAGaggatcccacagaagagctgtACACTACAATAAAGATTATGGCCTCTGAAGCCGGAAAGCCCAAATGCCCAGATGTACGCCTTGGCATCAATCAACACTACCCCAGCTTTAAGCCTCCTCCATTTCCCTACCACAACCGAACACCTGCTGCCTCTGTAGCCTCTGCAACTAACTTCACCACCCACAACATACCCCAGACATTCAGCACAGCAATCAGGTGTACCAAATGTGGCAATAGCTTTGACAACATGCCTGAGCTCCACAAACATATTTTGGCTTGTGCTAACGCAAGCGATAAGAGACGGTACACACCAAAAAAGAACCCTATTCCTCTCAGGCAGATAGTGAATCAGCCTCAGAACGGCGTTGTCTCACCCATAGCAGCAGCCATCGGGGGACAGAATGCCTTCCGTAGGATGGGCCAACCCAAAAGGCTCAACTTCAGCCAGGAGGTACCTACGAAGATGAAGATGTCTGCCCTGAATAAGAAGAAAAACCAGCTTGTCCAGAAGGCTATATCTCAGAAGAACAAGGCTGCTACTTCTGTAAAGAAAGCTTTCATTCAGGCGGAAGAGCAAGAGGTGCAAGCGTGTCCATACTGCAGTCGAGAATTTACATATGCTGCCAGCCTTGCAAAGCACATTGCATGCAGTTGTCCTCAGAAACCAGTttctaagaaaaagaaaggagccCTAATGCCTCAGGATAAAAACATGAAACTCAGAAGTCGAACAACAGACTCCGAAATCAAACAAGAAGGCAACCTGGGCCTGGCTGTGAAGCCATTAGTAAAAACAAGGACCCGGAGCTCAGAGTTGTTAGAAGGTGAAGTTACATCGGGTAGCAATGGTAAAACAGGGACCCCTCAGATACGTGTCAAGAGACCAGCTTCGAACAAAGACCATTCAGCCCCCAAAAGCAAGAAAGGCAGAAAGAGCAAGCCTCAACCTTCAGTTCTGACCTCATCACTGACACTTGCATCACAGCCAGGTGCAAAAATGCAACGTGGTGGGAAAGATATGGCTCTCAAAAAAGAGGCTGAGACAAAACCACAAGtacaacataaaaaagaaaagcgtTTCTCAAAGAGAATGCGGGAAAGAGTAGGTGGCCCAGTGACACGCAGTCTGCAAATGGCTAGTGCTGCACCACCTGGAGAAGTGAAGACTGAAGATCCACCAGTTAGTGAACCTGTACATGGAGAACATAAG GAATCCTGTTTAAGTTAG